Proteins from one Acidiphilium multivorum AIU301 genomic window:
- the flgA gene encoding flagellar basal body P-ring formation chaperone FlgA, with protein MPRSTGYAAMVMSIMASLVARTSLAAPSPRGIVSIDRPVVELQDLFNDAGSHAKDVLGSAPAPGQRIEVGGTQLAAIAHQYGLKWKDDGSDNAVVIERSGIPVKPSFIIRALRPLLLGADAPNHFVVQLGTTNLPMVPPGTRPHVVVNNIRYDQVNGQFDAVVLLNARGMKPESFELSGIAAQAERVIVARRTLEPGEIVTINDVKMSWVARAALPQGTLTQAADALGMQVDRRIAAGTPLSKRVVAQVMMVNRGATVNLAVEMPGLEVTAEGVALAAGPKGAVIPVLNPSSHEVVQAVIDGENHAHVIPGSRPMPQSGTISYYNRMVGQSG; from the coding sequence ATGCCTCGTTCAACCGGATATGCGGCCATGGTCATGTCTATCATGGCCAGCCTCGTCGCGCGTACCTCCCTGGCCGCACCATCGCCTCGAGGGATCGTTTCAATAGATCGTCCGGTTGTCGAACTTCAGGATCTCTTCAACGATGCAGGCTCGCATGCCAAGGACGTGCTGGGGTCAGCTCCTGCGCCTGGCCAGAGAATCGAAGTCGGCGGTACGCAACTTGCAGCGATCGCACACCAATATGGCCTCAAATGGAAGGACGACGGCTCTGATAACGCCGTGGTTATCGAGAGGTCAGGCATTCCCGTCAAGCCGTCCTTCATCATCCGGGCACTGCGCCCGCTGTTGTTGGGCGCAGACGCACCGAACCACTTCGTTGTGCAACTCGGTACGACCAACTTGCCGATGGTTCCACCCGGAACAAGACCACATGTCGTCGTAAACAATATTCGCTATGATCAAGTGAACGGGCAGTTCGATGCCGTTGTTCTTCTAAATGCCCGAGGAATGAAACCGGAAAGCTTCGAGCTCTCAGGTATCGCTGCACAGGCAGAGCGCGTAATTGTCGCTCGCCGCACCCTGGAACCGGGAGAGATCGTCACGATCAACGACGTGAAGATGTCTTGGGTGGCCCGAGCTGCGCTGCCTCAAGGCACATTAACCCAAGCCGCGGATGCTCTGGGCATGCAGGTTGACCGTCGGATTGCTGCCGGAACCCCTCTCAGCAAAAGGGTTGTTGCGCAGGTCATGATGGTAAACCGAGGAGCAACAGTAAACCTCGCAGTGGAAATGCCAGGCCTTGAAGTAACGGCCGAGGGCGTTGCCCTGGCTGCTGGCCCGAAAGGCGCCGTGATTCCAGTTCTGAATCCGAGTTCACACGAGGTGGTACAGGCTGTGATAGACGGTGAAAATCACGCTCACGTCATCCCTGGCAGCCGCCCAATGCCTCAGAGCGGGACAATTTCTTATTATAACCGCATGGTAGGACAAAGTGGCTGA
- the flgF gene encoding flagellar basal-body rod protein FlgF: MQNTSTIILSRMLTASRNVDVIANNIANVSTPGYESMHLASTTWLDHMRNVTAPPGGSTLAYTQSNGTWRDERPGAIRNTGNALDLALPGGGYFTVQTPNGPRLTRDGQFNLMPDGTIANANGYSLLSTNGQPITVPPQSGTLTIAADGTISTPQGIIGQVGVVTVPDQQSLTAQGRNLFKASTTPIPDPNPQIVQGAIEESNVQPVVEITNMIQASRNYEMLAQFLASEKNRSQTAISQILGATTS; this comes from the coding sequence ATGCAAAACACCAGCACGATCATTCTTTCGCGCATGCTCACGGCATCGCGCAATGTCGACGTGATCGCGAACAACATCGCCAACGTCTCGACGCCCGGCTACGAGTCGATGCATCTCGCCTCTACGACCTGGCTTGATCACATGCGCAATGTGACAGCGCCTCCCGGCGGATCGACGCTTGCCTACACACAATCGAACGGGACCTGGCGTGATGAACGGCCAGGCGCGATCCGCAACACAGGTAACGCTCTCGACCTGGCTCTGCCCGGCGGCGGCTATTTCACTGTGCAGACCCCGAACGGCCCCCGCCTGACCAGAGACGGACAGTTCAACCTGATGCCGGATGGCACAATCGCCAACGCCAACGGATACAGTCTGCTCAGCACGAACGGCCAACCCATCACCGTACCACCGCAGAGCGGCACTCTGACAATTGCTGCCGACGGTACGATCAGCACACCACAAGGCATTATCGGGCAGGTCGGCGTCGTGACCGTCCCCGATCAGCAGTCGCTGACAGCGCAAGGCAGAAATCTCTTCAAGGCCTCGACAACCCCGATTCCCGATCCCAATCCACAGATCGTGCAGGGGGCCATCGAAGAATCCAATGTCCAACCGGTTGTCGAGATCACCAACATGATCCAGGCCAGCCGGAACTACGAGATGCTTGCCCAGTTCCTCGCTTCCGAGAAGAACCGTAGCCAGACCGCCATCTCCCAGATTCTGGGTGCGACGACCAGCTGA
- the flgH gene encoding flagellar basal body L-ring protein FlgH, translated as MVCAGSRRHLFRLAAFGLVSLLEGCGTFSNLAYVGHAPPMTPITNPTKAPSWRPVSMPMPPLRRAPTEPDSLWRRGARAFFKDQRASQVGDIITILININDAATLKDQTTLGRTGSESLGVPNLFGLESLIPRVLGKSVNPSSLVSLSSAGNSTGTGQIQRNESVSLSLAGEITQVLPDGNFVVVARQEMRVNHELRVLTVSGICRPQDISGNNTIQSNQLAEARISYGGRGIVSGEQSPRYGQQVLDDIVPF; from the coding sequence ATGGTTTGCGCGGGAAGCCGTCGACACCTCTTCCGGCTTGCAGCCTTCGGCCTTGTATCCCTGCTCGAAGGTTGCGGCACCTTCTCCAATCTTGCCTATGTTGGCCATGCGCCGCCGATGACGCCGATCACGAATCCGACAAAGGCACCATCATGGCGTCCGGTGAGCATGCCGATGCCGCCGCTCAGACGAGCACCAACGGAACCTGATAGCTTATGGCGCCGTGGGGCGCGTGCCTTCTTCAAGGATCAACGAGCTTCGCAGGTGGGTGACATCATCACCATCTTGATCAATATCAACGATGCCGCAACTTTGAAGGATCAGACCACACTTGGACGTACAGGCTCAGAATCCCTGGGCGTACCAAATCTTTTTGGCCTGGAGAGTCTGATTCCCCGTGTTCTGGGCAAATCGGTAAACCCATCGAGTCTGGTGTCTCTTTCCAGTGCAGGCAACTCGACCGGAACCGGGCAAATTCAGCGAAACGAATCAGTTTCTTTGTCCTTAGCGGGCGAGATCACGCAAGTATTGCCAGATGGTAATTTTGTCGTGGTAGCCCGGCAAGAGATGCGTGTGAATCACGAACTACGCGTTCTGACTGTTTCAGGTATTTGTCGTCCACAAGACATTTCAGGAAATAATACAATACAATCCAATCAGTTGGCGGAAGCCAGAATTTCGTATGGCGGCCGAGGTATTGTAAGCGGTGAACAATCACCGCGATATGGTCAGCAGGTTCTGGACGATATTGTTCCGTTCTGA
- a CDS encoding IS5 family transposase, with translation MAWTETARQRYCRAGLRYASDLTDAEWALIEPFMPLPPHRGRPRTVALRRIVEAIFYMLSTGCQWRQIPKEFAPFTTVQGYFYRFCRDGTFDRINHVLVMQAREIAGREASPTAGVIDSQSVKTTEAGGPRGFDAGKKIKGRKRHIVTDTIGHLVGAIVHHAGIQDRDGAPDVLKSVKSLYPWLRHVFADGGYAGPKLNGRLAKIGKWTIQIVKRSDAASGFELLPRRWVVERTFAWLGRCRRLAKDFEATVISATAWLFLAHIRLITRKIARHR, from the coding sequence ATGGCTTGGACTGAAACCGCTCGGCAACGATATTGCCGGGCCGGATTGCGCTACGCAAGCGACCTCACCGACGCCGAATGGGCCTTGATCGAACCATTCATGCCCTTGCCGCCGCATCGAGGCAGGCCCCGAACGGTGGCACTGCGAAGGATTGTGGAGGCCATCTTCTACATGCTGTCGACCGGTTGCCAGTGGCGGCAGATCCCGAAGGAATTCGCGCCGTTCACCACTGTGCAGGGCTATTTCTACCGCTTCTGTCGCGACGGCACGTTCGATCGCATCAATCACGTCTTGGTCATGCAGGCGCGGGAAATAGCCGGACGAGAGGCGTCTCCCACAGCCGGTGTGATCGACAGCCAGTCGGTCAAGACCACCGAGGCTGGCGGGCCGCGCGGGTTCGATGCCGGAAAGAAGATCAAGGGACGCAAGCGCCACATCGTCACCGATACAATCGGCCACCTCGTCGGTGCGATCGTTCATCATGCCGGTATTCAGGATCGGGATGGGGCGCCCGACGTGCTCAAATCCGTCAAATCCCTGTATCCCTGGTTGCGGCACGTATTCGCCGACGGCGGCTATGCCGGTCCCAAACTCAATGGACGCCTCGCCAAAATCGGCAAATGGACCATACAGATCGTCAAGCGCTCCGACGCCGCCAGCGGGTTCGAACTTCTGCCGCGACGTTGGGTGGTAGAGAGAACCTTTGCCTGGCTCGGCAGATGCCGGCGCCTCGCAAAGGATTTCGAAGCCACCGTTATCAGCGCCACCGCATGGCTCTTCCTCGCACATATCCGCCTGATCACACGAAAAATCGCCCGTCACAGATAG
- a CDS encoding IS110 family RNA-guided transposase — protein MAHYAGLDISDKDTAIHVVDDNGKLVWRGKRASEPDVLAAALRRHAPELVRVGLETGQLAPWLYHSLKDLGFPVICLDARHARVATALQRNKTDAHDAETLAQLVRTGWYREARVKGWAAHAMRRLVGARSQLVGISIDLSNQIRSTLKTFGLRATGGAGRVFEAKVRIALEGRPEVAGVVEPLLAAWRAVRDQVAVLDRKLMAAVKADPTCRLLMTCPGVGVVVAASFSAAVEAPAYFRHSRSIGAYLGLTPRRNQSGEIDHSAGVSKRGDRLLRSYLFEAAASLLVRVQSSSALKTWGLALVQRLGFKRAAVAVARKIGVVLHAMWKSNKPFEAWHGATPKTRAA, from the coding sequence ATGGCGCACTACGCAGGACTGGACATTTCGGACAAAGACACCGCCATTCACGTTGTGGACGACAACGGGAAGCTGGTCTGGCGGGGCAAGAGGGCCAGCGAGCCGGACGTGCTCGCCGCGGCCCTGCGCCGGCATGCGCCCGAACTCGTTCGGGTCGGGCTCGAGACCGGACAGTTGGCGCCGTGGCTCTACCATTCGCTCAAGGACCTCGGTTTTCCGGTGATCTGCCTCGATGCGCGCCATGCACGCGTGGCGACAGCGTTGCAGCGGAACAAGACTGACGCACACGACGCTGAAACTTTGGCGCAGTTGGTCCGGACTGGCTGGTATCGGGAGGCTCGTGTGAAAGGCTGGGCCGCACACGCCATGCGCCGTCTGGTCGGTGCCCGTTCGCAACTCGTCGGCATTTCCATCGATTTGTCGAACCAGATCCGCAGTACGCTGAAGACGTTTGGGCTGAGGGCGACTGGCGGGGCCGGACGCGTCTTCGAAGCGAAGGTGCGCATCGCGCTGGAGGGCCGGCCCGAGGTCGCCGGCGTGGTCGAGCCGTTGCTTGCGGCCTGGCGCGCCGTCCGCGATCAGGTCGCCGTACTCGACCGCAAGCTGATGGCCGCGGTCAAGGCCGACCCGACATGTCGGCTGCTGATGACCTGTCCGGGTGTCGGCGTAGTGGTTGCCGCGAGCTTCAGCGCCGCCGTCGAGGCCCCAGCGTATTTCCGGCACTCACGCTCGATCGGCGCCTATCTCGGACTTACGCCCCGACGCAACCAGTCCGGCGAAATCGACCACAGCGCCGGCGTGTCCAAGCGCGGGGACCGGTTGCTGCGGAGCTACCTGTTCGAGGCGGCTGCCTCGCTGCTGGTGCGGGTGCAAAGCTCATCAGCATTGAAAACATGGGGGCTGGCACTCGTGCAACGACTTGGTTTCAAGCGGGCAGCCGTTGCCGTCGCCCGTAAGATCGGCGTTGTGCTGCACGCCATGTGGAAGTCCAACAAGCCGTTCGAGGCTTGGCACGGCGCAACACCCAAGACCCGAGCAGCCTGA
- the flgG gene encoding flagellar basal-body rod protein FlgG — protein sequence MRALDIAATGMQAQQTNVEVISNNIANMTTTGYKAQRVAFQDLLYQDLRRAGSNSSDAGTIVPSGTQIGLGVKTAAIYRIDQQGNLQQTNNTLDMAISGNGWFQVTLPSGQTAYTRDGTFGLSPNGTIVTADGYVVQPGIQIPTNATNVTINASGQVQVSLPGQTAPQTVGQLQLAVFPNDAGLAAQGGNLFLQTAASGNPVTGAPSAPGFGTVMQGFVENSNVNVVSEVTDLITAQRAYDMNSQVVTATNQMLSTLTQL from the coding sequence ATGCGCGCACTCGACATCGCGGCAACGGGCATGCAGGCCCAGCAGACCAATGTGGAAGTCATTTCCAACAATATCGCAAACATGACGACCACGGGCTACAAGGCCCAGCGAGTCGCCTTCCAGGACCTGCTCTATCAGGATCTGCGGCGCGCTGGCTCGAACAGTTCGGATGCGGGCACGATCGTTCCTTCCGGCACCCAGATCGGCCTCGGTGTGAAGACTGCTGCAATCTACCGGATCGACCAACAGGGAAACCTTCAGCAGACGAACAACACGCTTGACATGGCGATCTCCGGTAATGGGTGGTTCCAGGTCACCCTTCCTTCCGGCCAGACGGCCTATACGCGCGACGGTACGTTCGGCCTGTCGCCAAACGGCACGATCGTTACCGCAGACGGTTATGTCGTCCAGCCTGGCATCCAGATTCCGACCAATGCAACGAATGTCACCATCAATGCTTCAGGTCAGGTCCAGGTTTCGCTCCCCGGCCAGACGGCCCCGCAAACGGTGGGACAGTTGCAGCTCGCCGTCTTCCCGAACGATGCCGGTCTCGCCGCGCAGGGCGGTAACCTCTTCCTGCAGACTGCGGCCTCGGGAAATCCAGTTACAGGCGCTCCCAGCGCTCCGGGCTTCGGAACAGTCATGCAAGGCTTTGTCGAGAATTCGAATGTGAATGTCGTCAGCGAAGTCACAGATCTCATAACCGCCCAGCGGGCTTATGACATGAACAGCCAGGTTGTCACCGCAACAAACCAGATGCTGTCTACACTGACACAACTCTGA
- a CDS encoding ImuA family protein: MTSVALFSGLQSPEIRPGTVHEIAGDQSIVSFAALLLGRTRGAPICWVGSSIDLYPPGLAGLALDPGRLVMAEAEREEDRLALLETALAGGLHAAGPVARISRLAVRRLALAARRGQAVGLVLNMGKASDSNAFATRWRIGAEPSGPDGARRWRAELLHAHGVPPGSFGLELGHDGATYAFDLAGGGTARQQPLRRAG, from the coding sequence ATGACCAGTGTGGCGCTCTTTTCCGGTCTGCAGTCCCCGGAGATCCGACCGGGGACTGTGCATGAAATCGCCGGCGATCAATCCATCGTGAGTTTCGCGGCCCTGCTGCTCGGCCGCACGCGGGGGGCGCCGATCTGCTGGGTCGGCAGTTCGATCGATCTCTACCCGCCAGGGCTTGCCGGGCTGGCGCTCGATCCCGGCCGGCTCGTCATGGCCGAGGCGGAGCGGGAGGAGGACCGACTGGCGCTGCTCGAAACCGCCCTGGCCGGCGGCCTACATGCGGCCGGGCCGGTGGCGCGGATCTCCCGCCTCGCAGTGCGCCGCCTCGCGCTGGCGGCACGGCGGGGCCAGGCTGTCGGGCTGGTGCTGAATATGGGAAAGGCAAGTGACTCTAATGCGTTCGCGACGAGATGGCGGATTGGCGCAGAACCCTCGGGGCCGGATGGCGCGCGGCGCTGGCGAGCCGAGCTGCTGCATGCGCACGGCGTGCCGCCGGGCTCCTTCGGCCTAGAGCTGGGCCATGACGGCGCGACGTATGCTTTCGATCTGGCTGGCGGCGGGACTGCCCGCCAGCAACCTCTCAGACGCGCCGGCTGA
- a CDS encoding Y-family DNA polymerase → MTARRMLSIWLAAGLPASNLSDAPAEQTLARLALRCQAFTPLVALDPPDGLLLDITGCAHLFGGEAQLCARIGAMLPGALVAIGATAAAARALARHGMTAGARLDDLPVTALGLDAPVARRLHRLGIRRIDALARLSRGEIRAGFGEDLLLRLDRLHGRVAEPLHFLPPPAAWREAESHHDPLLTAEQLRAALTRLVIRLCDRLEAAECGLTVLRVRFRRVDARVIGETIGFAAPARDAPHICRLLAELLNRVDPGFGVEGLEIEGEVASLPAGQPELGGAVRPDHARTFDLMAGRARLSRLAPVASHVPERAMRRIPVTEPPPGWPPAGHPRPVRLFVRPERIEVIAPVPDDPPRLMRWRGASHRIARATGPERIAREWWRHEPREAAGCAEAEMLRDYYAIEDETGRRFWVFRAGLHGGARPPRWFIHGVF, encoded by the coding sequence ATGACGGCGCGACGTATGCTTTCGATCTGGCTGGCGGCGGGACTGCCCGCCAGCAACCTCTCAGACGCGCCGGCTGAGCAGACCCTCGCGCGGCTCGCCCTGCGCTGCCAGGCCTTCACGCCACTGGTGGCGCTGGACCCGCCGGATGGTCTTCTGCTCGACATCACCGGCTGTGCCCATCTCTTTGGCGGCGAGGCGCAGCTGTGCGCGCGGATCGGCGCCATGCTGCCCGGTGCCCTTGTGGCGATCGGCGCCACCGCAGCGGCGGCACGGGCGCTGGCGCGGCACGGCATGACGGCGGGCGCCAGACTCGACGATCTGCCGGTGACAGCACTCGGGCTGGACGCGCCGGTGGCGCGGCGACTGCACCGGCTGGGCATCAGACGGATCGATGCGCTGGCGCGCCTCTCGCGCGGCGAGATCCGGGCCGGTTTCGGGGAAGACCTGCTGCTCAGGCTCGACCGGCTGCACGGACGGGTCGCGGAGCCGCTGCATTTCCTGCCGCCGCCGGCCGCGTGGCGCGAGGCTGAATCACATCACGACCCCTTGCTGACGGCCGAACAGCTCCGCGCGGCGCTCACACGGCTCGTCATCCGGCTCTGCGACAGGCTGGAGGCAGCCGAATGCGGGCTGACGGTTTTGCGGGTCAGGTTCCGGCGGGTCGATGCGCGGGTGATCGGGGAGACGATCGGCTTCGCCGCCCCCGCCCGCGATGCGCCGCATATCTGTCGGCTACTGGCCGAGCTTCTGAACCGGGTCGATCCGGGATTCGGCGTGGAAGGCCTGGAGATCGAGGGGGAGGTGGCGTCGCTGCCGGCCGGGCAGCCGGAGCTGGGCGGCGCTGTGCGGCCGGATCACGCCCGCACCTTCGACCTGATGGCCGGCCGGGCCCGGCTGTCGCGGCTGGCGCCGGTGGCGAGCCATGTGCCGGAGCGCGCGATGCGCCGGATTCCGGTAACGGAGCCGCCGCCAGGCTGGCCACCCGCCGGGCATCCGCGGCCGGTCCGGCTGTTCGTCCGGCCCGAGCGGATCGAGGTAATCGCGCCGGTACCCGACGATCCGCCGCGGCTGATGCGATGGCGCGGAGCGAGCCATCGCATCGCCCGCGCCACCGGGCCGGAGCGGATCGCGCGGGAGTGGTGGCGGCACGAACCGCGCGAGGCCGCCGGCTGCGCCGAGGCAGAGATGCTGCGCGACTATTATGCGATCGAGGATGAGACGGGGCGCCGCTTCTGGGTGTTCCGCGCCGGGCTGCATGGCGGGGCGCGGCCGCCGCGATGGTTCATCCACGGGGTGTTCTGA